The following are encoded together in the Bradyrhizobium sp. CCGUVB1N3 genome:
- a CDS encoding DUF2169 domain-containing protein — protein MTKFERRPRGASLIISALAMFDLANPCADRLEGEQELWVMSAKELPPGSPLDIGMPKPQAEVLIGGHAAAPEGRPIQRMMLGWSLGPIQKRLLVTGDRYWQMTAAGWRPTAANSFRQMPLMRQRAFGGAGHPTNPTGTGHEALRRSLAGEVVALPNLEDPEYAVQFIETAARPAAFGPMALDDKERLRHAGTYDAAWLKSAAPALALDVDPRLFLFAPLDQRLGGFLCGGEPYALQNFSSEDPLIEGQLPTFRVRCFLGWSAPERAVSELQTRIDTLWLLAGARRGIMIYRAATAVQEIDGGDVADIMVAYERQSDPARSIDHYLDVRRLRLDPKTAARYAFSEHQLTPARSSTEHERRAVRRAELAELRAERQQASRRWALDQELARIDLPPALRPTFETSPIEPSTIPELLPEELESGEVDLAEILDAVETVQSKAVSDVDKLAAQCEPMREAYERISGGGAVSGDIDTLLAAIGSMDAAHAMDASFEQVQPLPILPPEVDPTLVHEFEAKLARAKDWRGGIVGAATRPVDEHQQFELAHARFFGLPAGRPLESIRASLSDDAFSLPDVPSLALPKEAQRVKCQPPRPPTIDEITAQIENNGAPTESVQRLRTVFTDAEAALRGTLPSLASDGRAPFEAFVGTDQPQLADTTEAALDEAVRKSKEALTGLQTEIDRAEGQLSPAMAAVRLASPKPLEPQSALAPAVARALGEVVEEEYSRGRSLAGRDLAGADLSGRQFAKADFSGAFLERAKLNGTNLAGATLMKATLAGAVLVNADLSASDLTDANLGEADCRGARFAGGRLVRTHVLGARMVGVSFDRARLANLQMLHLPMIGATFRSAQLHQCGFIRAALDNSLWQGALLQQTQFMDLSLCGAVFSGTRLEQTCFLKVAAPQLDFSASKFDQVSFVGEIDLRDARFDHSSAEALSFQDADISGTDFSMARLDGVYFGKSTLVRAIFRMTSLKGAVFTGDDLRGCDFYAANLLEAHLNQADLAGASLRDANLYGADLMDSTLDAVDLSNANIEHTVLMVPRHVN, from the coding sequence TTGACCAAATTCGAGCGACGTCCTCGCGGGGCAAGCCTCATCATTTCCGCCTTGGCGATGTTCGACCTCGCGAACCCCTGCGCTGACCGCCTGGAGGGCGAGCAGGAACTTTGGGTCATGAGCGCGAAAGAACTTCCGCCCGGCAGCCCGCTTGATATCGGCATGCCCAAGCCGCAAGCGGAAGTGCTCATCGGTGGACATGCGGCAGCGCCCGAGGGACGGCCGATCCAGCGCATGATGTTGGGCTGGTCGCTCGGACCGATACAAAAGCGCCTGTTGGTGACGGGCGATCGCTATTGGCAGATGACGGCGGCCGGCTGGCGACCAACAGCTGCCAACTCTTTCCGGCAGATGCCGCTAATGCGTCAGCGCGCATTCGGCGGGGCCGGACATCCGACGAATCCGACCGGCACGGGCCACGAGGCTCTTCGCCGTAGCCTGGCCGGCGAAGTGGTGGCCCTACCCAACCTGGAAGATCCCGAGTACGCGGTTCAGTTCATCGAGACAGCGGCGCGACCCGCAGCGTTCGGACCAATGGCCCTCGATGATAAGGAGCGCCTGCGACACGCTGGCACTTATGACGCGGCGTGGCTGAAATCAGCCGCTCCCGCGTTGGCGCTTGATGTCGATCCGCGCCTCTTTCTGTTCGCACCGCTGGACCAGCGCCTGGGCGGCTTTCTTTGCGGCGGAGAACCCTATGCGCTGCAAAACTTCTCCTCGGAAGATCCATTGATCGAAGGCCAGCTGCCCACCTTTCGCGTGCGATGCTTCCTCGGTTGGAGCGCTCCAGAGCGTGCTGTCAGCGAACTGCAGACGCGCATCGACACGCTGTGGCTGTTGGCCGGTGCTCGCCGCGGCATTATGATCTACCGCGCCGCGACTGCCGTGCAGGAAATCGACGGCGGCGACGTTGCCGACATTATGGTCGCCTACGAGCGGCAGAGCGATCCCGCGCGGTCGATAGATCATTATCTGGATGTCAGGCGGCTGCGCCTCGACCCGAAAACCGCCGCGCGATACGCCTTTTCGGAACATCAACTCACGCCCGCGCGTTCGTCTACCGAGCACGAGCGCCGCGCAGTACGGCGAGCAGAATTGGCCGAATTGCGTGCAGAGCGCCAGCAGGCCTCAAGGCGCTGGGCGCTCGATCAAGAACTCGCACGTATCGATCTTCCACCTGCGCTGCGCCCTACATTCGAGACCTCGCCCATCGAACCGTCAACTATTCCCGAATTGTTGCCCGAGGAACTCGAGAGCGGCGAAGTCGACTTGGCCGAGATTCTAGACGCCGTAGAGACGGTCCAGTCCAAGGCCGTGTCCGATGTCGACAAGCTTGCTGCTCAATGCGAGCCCATGCGCGAGGCGTATGAAAGGATTTCCGGCGGGGGTGCTGTGTCGGGCGACATCGACACGTTGCTTGCCGCGATCGGCAGCATGGACGCTGCGCACGCGATGGATGCAAGCTTTGAGCAGGTCCAGCCATTGCCTATCTTGCCGCCGGAAGTTGATCCGACCCTCGTGCACGAGTTCGAAGCCAAGCTCGCGCGGGCAAAGGACTGGCGTGGCGGGATTGTTGGCGCAGCAACACGGCCAGTCGACGAGCATCAGCAATTCGAACTTGCGCACGCTCGCTTCTTCGGCCTGCCGGCTGGCAGACCGCTTGAGTCGATAAGAGCCTCGTTATCGGACGACGCTTTTTCACTGCCCGACGTCCCTTCACTTGCGCTGCCAAAGGAAGCCCAGCGCGTCAAGTGCCAGCCGCCGCGGCCACCGACCATTGACGAGATCACAGCGCAGATCGAGAACAACGGTGCACCCACTGAATCCGTGCAGCGTCTGCGCACGGTCTTCACCGATGCCGAAGCGGCGCTCAGAGGCACCCTGCCCTCGTTAGCCAGCGATGGTCGTGCGCCGTTCGAGGCATTCGTCGGGACCGATCAACCGCAGCTCGCCGATACGACCGAAGCGGCGCTGGATGAGGCCGTCCGGAAAAGTAAGGAGGCCCTGACCGGCCTGCAGACCGAGATCGATCGCGCCGAAGGTCAGCTCTCGCCCGCCATGGCCGCGGTCAGGCTGGCCTCACCCAAGCCGCTCGAACCTCAATCGGCGCTGGCTCCAGCCGTGGCACGCGCGCTGGGCGAGGTCGTGGAGGAGGAATACAGCCGCGGCCGCTCGCTCGCTGGCCGCGATCTTGCCGGCGCCGACCTGTCGGGCAGGCAATTCGCCAAAGCTGATTTCTCCGGCGCCTTTCTCGAACGCGCCAAGCTGAACGGGACTAACCTTGCCGGGGCAACACTTATGAAGGCCACGCTTGCCGGCGCGGTGCTCGTCAACGCTGATCTAAGCGCGAGCGACCTTACTGACGCCAATCTTGGTGAAGCCGACTGCCGCGGGGCGCGCTTCGCAGGCGGCAGGCTTGTACGTACTCATGTTCTCGGAGCACGAATGGTGGGTGTGTCCTTCGATCGCGCCCGTCTCGCTAATCTACAAATGTTGCACCTGCCAATGATCGGGGCCACATTCCGCTCTGCGCAGCTACATCAATGCGGGTTCATTCGAGCCGCCCTGGATAACAGCTTATGGCAGGGTGCCCTCCTCCAGCAAACACAATTCATGGACTTGTCGCTGTGTGGTGCGGTCTTTTCCGGCACTCGCCTGGAGCAAACCTGCTTCCTCAAAGTGGCAGCGCCGCAACTCGATTTCAGTGCCTCCAAATTTGACCAGGTCAGCTTCGTCGGTGAAATCGATCTTCGCGATGCCCGCTTCGACCATAGCAGCGCTGAGGCGCTTTCCTTTCAGGACGCCGACATCAGCGGCACCGACTTCAGCATGGCGCGGCTTGACGGTGTCTATTTCGGGAAGTCAACTTTGGTGCGCGCGATCTTCCGAATGACCTCGCTGAAAGGTGCGGTCTTCACCGGCGACGATCTGCGCGGCTGCGACTTTTATGCCGCCAACCTGCTCGAGGCACATCTCAATCAGGCGGATCTGGCCGGCGCCAGTTTGCGCGATGCAAATCTCTATGGTGCCGATCTGATGGATTCGACATTGGACGCCGTTGACCTGAGCAACGCCAATATCGAGCATACCGTCCTTATGGTCCCTCGCCATGTCAATTGA
- a CDS encoding DUF4150 domain-containing protein → MPYVNANGPMSAQDLGFPDVCNTPAGPAVVPTPYPNINLNTTSIPSQSRCLLMCMPAHNMKTVRAISTGDNAGVALGVMSGTVMGPGRAMKGSTNLFIGGPPATKMAMPTKQNGSSPNTFGLSISPSQTRFMALR, encoded by the coding sequence ATGCCCTACGTCAATGCCAACGGCCCCATGTCGGCGCAGGATCTCGGCTTTCCCGACGTATGCAACACACCGGCCGGTCCCGCCGTCGTGCCCACCCCCTATCCGAATATCAATTTGAACACGACAAGCATTCCCAGCCAATCTCGTTGCCTGCTCATGTGTATGCCGGCGCACAACATGAAGACGGTGCGCGCGATATCGACGGGTGACAACGCGGGCGTGGCCCTCGGCGTCATGTCCGGCACGGTCATGGGTCCAGGTCGCGCCATGAAGGGATCGACCAATTTGTTCATCGGTGGCCCGCCGGCGACCAAGATGGCGATGCCAACCAAGCAGAACGGTTCCAGCCCGAACACATTCGGACTGTCGATATCACCGTCTCAAACACGATTCATGGCGCTACGCTAA
- a CDS encoding Hcp family type VI secretion system effector: protein MALEAYITIKGKKQGDISKDASKPDSIGQVAKSDADNQSKITVVAFTSGIIVPRDMTSGVATGARNHQPVVFTKFFDRASPLLWQALATNEVLEEVVCEFYRADPGGMPKPQNFFKTTWKDATLIEGKASLPLTINPQNNFFQNMEDWSFTYKEVKWEHVPGSTTGEDKW from the coding sequence GTGGCGCTTGAAGCTTACATAACGATCAAAGGCAAGAAGCAGGGCGACATCTCCAAAGATGCGTCCAAGCCTGATAGCATCGGGCAAGTCGCCAAGAGCGACGCCGACAACCAGTCAAAGATCACCGTCGTTGCCTTCACCAGTGGAATCATTGTCCCACGCGATATGACGAGTGGTGTCGCCACCGGTGCGCGCAATCATCAGCCGGTGGTCTTCACCAAGTTCTTCGATCGTGCCTCGCCGCTGCTCTGGCAGGCGCTGGCCACCAACGAGGTGCTTGAAGAGGTGGTGTGCGAGTTCTACCGCGCCGACCCAGGCGGGATGCCGAAGCCGCAAAACTTCTTCAAGACGACCTGGAAGGACGCGACCTTGATCGAAGGCAAGGCTTCTCTGCCACTGACGATCAACCCGCAGAACAACTTCTTCCAAAACATGGAAGACTGGTCGTTCACCTACAAAGAAGTGAAATGGGAACACGTTCCCGGAAGTACCACCGGCGAAGACAAGTGGTGA
- a CDS encoding lipopolysaccharide assembly protein LapB, which translates to MLTTGFPAPTWQDRLRTAQEFIATNRLDEAEALLNDIRIVANDPDILNVKATLALARRRTEFAFEMLAEAATLYPEHSGLVTNLGIAHELLGRFDEAVICLERASALVPHNEDIKLALAHALLCRGDITQARAITQGALKHEPANARAFLQLGAIDLALRDYPSAEAALLRALELTPDDPDTLRNMSVLLLEQSRFDEALSFAERAHLRAPLDTAGLLHLAYCRAATGLWLQAEAACKKLLAYAPTLLGAREILARVTIANGEVDRGITELTQFVRTHKSDLSAALVLARTLQFVGRFNDALTLASHVAHACPDDETASCLKTTLELTLGRFPTPEPVALALVTLVFVPPTTCMLEFVALVRLVGRLASQQGVRVVAEPHYRAVLTSLAEQVISEEPKSGLSTTPLQSLLRILAIDAHNIADGIPYLRPDSGLFAKWRDALARFARPLVGIVWDGGVLGLTMEQIAATLPHSITPISLMTDAQRHNMKRWSRPIDAGVHIDSPAELIAAIANLDAVIGPDSFAVHIAGSLGVPGVVFVPNGYPWYWAQGSGKPLWYPSFEVVVQEGLGNWSGVIDEGRRRLAALLHAHAID; encoded by the coding sequence ATGCTGACCACCGGCTTTCCGGCTCCAACCTGGCAAGACCGCCTTAGAACGGCGCAGGAGTTCATTGCAACCAACCGTCTCGATGAGGCAGAGGCGCTACTGAACGATATCCGTATCGTAGCCAACGATCCTGACATACTCAACGTAAAGGCGACGCTGGCGCTCGCGCGGCGGCGGACCGAGTTTGCGTTCGAGATGCTGGCGGAAGCGGCAACCCTCTATCCTGAGCACTCCGGCCTCGTTACTAATCTCGGCATCGCCCACGAATTGCTCGGCCGCTTCGACGAGGCGGTGATCTGTCTGGAACGCGCGTCGGCACTCGTCCCGCACAACGAAGACATCAAGCTCGCGCTCGCTCATGCTTTGCTGTGCCGCGGCGACATTACGCAAGCCCGCGCGATCACGCAAGGCGCTCTAAAGCACGAGCCTGCCAATGCGCGCGCCTTCCTCCAACTTGGAGCCATCGATCTCGCCTTGCGCGACTACCCATCGGCCGAGGCGGCCTTGCTTCGCGCCCTGGAACTTACCCCGGACGATCCCGATACGCTGCGCAACATGTCGGTGCTCTTGCTCGAACAGAGCCGCTTCGACGAAGCGCTGAGTTTTGCGGAACGCGCCCATTTGCGGGCCCCGCTCGATACGGCCGGGCTTCTGCATCTGGCCTATTGCCGCGCCGCGACTGGACTCTGGCTGCAAGCGGAAGCCGCTTGCAAGAAGTTGCTTGCCTATGCGCCGACCCTTCTTGGCGCGCGCGAAATCCTGGCCCGCGTCACGATCGCAAACGGTGAGGTGGATCGGGGCATTACGGAGCTCACGCAGTTCGTACGCACCCACAAATCAGATCTTTCCGCCGCGCTTGTTCTGGCGCGCACCCTGCAGTTTGTCGGCCGGTTCAATGACGCCCTCACGCTTGCCAGCCACGTCGCGCACGCCTGCCCTGACGATGAAACGGCAAGCTGTTTGAAGACGACCCTTGAACTGACGCTCGGTCGCTTCCCGACGCCCGAGCCGGTCGCCTTGGCCCTTGTGACTTTGGTTTTTGTACCGCCGACGACTTGCATGCTCGAATTCGTGGCGCTCGTTCGTCTTGTGGGTCGGCTGGCGAGCCAGCAAGGTGTGCGAGTCGTTGCGGAGCCACATTACAGGGCAGTTCTCACCAGCCTAGCTGAGCAGGTCATTTCAGAGGAGCCAAAGTCTGGACTCTCCACCACCCCGCTGCAATCGTTACTGCGTATACTGGCGATCGATGCGCACAACATTGCCGATGGCATCCCTTATCTGCGACCCGATTCGGGGTTATTCGCCAAATGGCGAGACGCTCTGGCCAGATTTGCAAGACCATTGGTCGGCATCGTGTGGGACGGTGGTGTTCTCGGTCTAACCATGGAACAGATCGCCGCTACGCTTCCCCACTCCATCACGCCGATCAGTCTGATGACCGACGCGCAACGGCACAACATGAAGCGATGGAGCCGCCCTATTGATGCTGGTGTGCATATCGACAGCCCAGCGGAATTGATTGCAGCGATCGCCAATCTCGACGCGGTGATTGGACCCGACAGCTTCGCAGTCCATATTGCCGGTTCGCTCGGAGTTCCCGGCGTTGTCTTCGTGCCAAACGGCTACCCTTGGTACTGGGCCCAGGGCAGCGGAAAGCCGCTCTGGTACCCATCGTTCGAAGTCGTCGTGCAGGAAGGGCTCGGGAATTGGTCCGGGGTGATCGACGAAGGTCGGCGCCGGCTCGCCGCGCTATTGCACGCGCACGCGATCGATTGA
- a CDS encoding type VI secretion system Vgr family protein yields the protein MAEYNLSMSLDILSKPELELDVQGFEGTECISLPFSYQVYATTSSNADIGSMIGERARLTVKTACGRWIASGLCALVEELDPTITELRVLQFVLRPRFSVTELSVASRVYGPGQPVGVDDIVKQELNRAAISIPAEFNLDSYPKRNYVAQYNESDFNFISRLCERNGIFYFFKQEDDGETVVFGDKNLAFPKVQFGASAAILYSHQRDRGTSRRVDESAILSVRQRRVLSTKTIKLRDYNETVPSVISVDEEVGQGGGFLGQAERFGGHFASEGEAITLAKIRAEQIGASQTMYIAHSDAPQLRAGRIFALQGHPRFDGEYLVVAADHSAYRPAPTGFNALPRDGRAYYNMVHCIRSDVPYRPVAMTPVPPGVGLYSAKIDGEAWNERAEIDDQGRYKLQFTFADDTASKGLGSDYVRKLEPYVGPSETGLHFPLVAGTEVLVGYMNGDIDRPVVVGAVHNPDMKGVVTSETHLFNRIKSQSGASIEIFDGSV from the coding sequence ATGGCCGAATATAATCTCAGCATGAGTCTGGACATTCTCAGTAAGCCAGAGCTCGAGCTCGACGTGCAAGGCTTCGAAGGCACAGAGTGCATTTCGCTGCCATTCAGCTATCAGGTTTATGCCACGACATCGAGCAATGCAGATATCGGCTCAATGATCGGTGAACGCGCCAGGCTGACGGTCAAAACCGCATGCGGGCGATGGATCGCCTCGGGCCTCTGCGCCCTGGTAGAGGAACTGGACCCAACAATAACCGAACTTCGGGTGCTTCAGTTCGTTTTACGCCCGCGCTTCTCGGTCACCGAACTCTCCGTAGCTAGCCGCGTTTACGGCCCTGGCCAGCCGGTCGGCGTGGATGACATCGTCAAGCAGGAGCTGAACAGGGCAGCCATCAGCATTCCGGCGGAGTTCAATCTGGATAGCTACCCAAAGCGAAATTACGTCGCGCAGTACAATGAAAGTGATTTCAATTTCATTTCGCGCCTTTGCGAACGGAACGGAATTTTCTATTTTTTCAAGCAGGAAGACGACGGTGAGACCGTCGTCTTTGGTGACAAGAACCTGGCATTTCCCAAGGTCCAATTCGGCGCCAGCGCGGCCATCCTGTATTCGCACCAACGCGACCGCGGCACGTCCCGCCGTGTCGACGAAAGCGCAATTCTGTCAGTCCGGCAACGCCGCGTTCTCTCGACAAAGACGATCAAGCTCCGCGATTACAACGAAACGGTGCCTTCCGTCATATCCGTGGATGAAGAGGTCGGGCAAGGTGGCGGCTTCTTGGGGCAGGCCGAACGGTTCGGCGGGCATTTTGCTTCCGAAGGAGAAGCGATCACGCTTGCCAAGATTCGTGCGGAGCAAATTGGCGCTAGTCAAACGATGTACATCGCCCATAGCGATGCGCCGCAGCTCCGCGCAGGACGCATTTTCGCACTGCAGGGCCATCCGCGGTTCGATGGCGAATATCTGGTCGTCGCGGCAGATCACTCGGCCTACCGGCCGGCGCCGACCGGGTTCAACGCGTTGCCGCGGGACGGGCGCGCCTACTACAACATGGTCCACTGCATCCGGTCGGACGTACCTTACCGTCCAGTCGCTATGACGCCTGTGCCGCCGGGCGTCGGCCTCTACAGCGCCAAGATCGATGGAGAGGCGTGGAATGAGCGGGCCGAAATCGACGACCAAGGCCGTTACAAGCTGCAGTTTACGTTCGCCGACGACACGGCGTCGAAAGGACTTGGCAGCGACTACGTCAGAAAGCTCGAGCCTTATGTTGGCCCGAGTGAAACCGGGCTCCATTTTCCCCTGGTCGCCGGAACGGAAGTTCTTGTCGGCTACATGAACGGCGATATTGACCGGCCGGTGGTGGTCGGCGCGGTGCACAATCCCGATATGAAGGGAGTAGTGACCTCCGAGACACATTTGTTTAATCGCATCAAGTCGCAGTCAGGCGCCTCTATCGAGATATTCGATGGGTCTGTGTGA
- a CDS encoding DUF3540 domain-containing protein, whose translation MTVAFRTNAELLAPTERLLDPGHHTARIVAIDDNGTASVVEVAGARHTAVVAFGCLVRPIPQDLVLIFSDARQVFILAVLERPRSSCGTLALPAGGNLSIEGDTIAIAGRQRMSLRADTIDLRTKLFAVFADRASWIGRLYTLIADRFRSVTRIQEASADSLTVKAVERIAIIDRIDSLQTETQVIKVNGIASETAHSRVIAVTEDLRLDGKRVTVA comes from the coding sequence ATGACAGTGGCCTTCCGCACCAACGCTGAGCTCTTGGCGCCAACCGAGCGCCTGCTTGATCCTGGGCATCACACTGCCCGTATCGTGGCAATCGATGACAATGGCACAGCGTCGGTGGTGGAAGTCGCCGGCGCTCGTCATACGGCGGTGGTAGCTTTCGGCTGTCTGGTACGACCGATTCCTCAGGACCTCGTGCTAATCTTCAGCGATGCGAGGCAGGTCTTCATTCTGGCTGTGCTCGAGCGGCCGAGGTCAAGTTGCGGGACCCTCGCTTTGCCCGCAGGTGGCAATCTATCGATTGAGGGCGACACCATCGCTATCGCCGGCCGTCAGCGAATGTCCCTGCGCGCCGACACTATCGATCTGCGGACTAAGCTGTTTGCCGTGTTCGCGGACAGGGCCAGCTGGATCGGCAGGCTTTACACGTTGATTGCGGACCGTTTCCGCAGCGTGACGCGCATCCAGGAAGCGAGCGCGGATTCGCTTACCGTAAAGGCAGTCGAGCGTATCGCTATCATCGACCGTATCGACTCGCTTCAGACCGAAACCCAGGTGATTAAAGTGAACGGCATTGCCTCCGAGACGGCTCACAGTAGGGTCATTGCCGTGACCGAGGACCTCCGCCTCGACGGCAAACGTGTGACGGTTGCATAG
- a CDS encoding pentapeptide repeat-containing protein, whose protein sequence is MSIDLLLQSIAHRLPVRQVNLDGETLSGLSLNDGLVLSSSFRNSNFGGTSLTGMTFQDCDFSSALFADACLDKCTFINCCAGHSNWRGANLIQSTLMSSDLSRGDFSETRLTQATMMRCVLACAVLRDATLSQSAIMECDLANLVLDGTTLTNAAITQADLRSASLANMRCDTILLAECDLSERDLTGLTLMRANLSGARLDGVNLSGVDLSGSILSGASLVGADLSRATASNTLFDKADLRAANLRSADLKQCIFQEARLDSCDLSNTTLEMAVFTRASAKSTSFRDARMPYALMHHAKADGSDFSGTRFLRTDFHCTSTTGSLFVGARGSALPTVPERAVAELYDASFVTPFNGEL, encoded by the coding sequence ATGTCAATTGATCTGCTGTTGCAATCAATCGCCCACCGCCTCCCGGTGCGCCAAGTCAATCTCGATGGCGAGACGCTGTCTGGACTATCCCTGAACGATGGCCTCGTGCTGAGCTCATCCTTTCGCAACAGCAACTTCGGCGGCACCTCCCTGACTGGCATGACTTTTCAGGACTGCGACTTCAGCAGCGCTTTATTCGCCGACGCTTGCCTCGACAAATGCACGTTTATCAATTGCTGCGCAGGCCATTCCAACTGGCGAGGGGCTAATCTTATCCAGTCGACGTTGATGTCATCGGATCTCAGCCGTGGCGACTTCAGCGAGACGCGGCTCACTCAAGCGACAATGATGCGCTGTGTCTTGGCCTGCGCCGTCCTGCGTGACGCCACCTTGTCACAAAGCGCCATCATGGAATGCGACCTGGCCAATCTCGTACTCGACGGCACCACACTCACGAACGCAGCCATCACGCAGGCCGATTTGCGCAGCGCTAGTCTCGCAAATATGCGATGCGACACTATCCTGTTGGCGGAATGCGATCTGTCCGAGCGAGACCTCACAGGTCTGACGCTGATGCGCGCGAACTTGAGCGGGGCAAGGCTGGACGGCGTCAACTTGTCGGGCGTAGACCTCTCTGGCTCGATTTTGTCAGGCGCCAGCCTCGTTGGCGCCGACCTCTCACGCGCCACCGCCTCGAATACGCTGTTCGACAAGGCGGACTTGCGAGCCGCCAACCTGCGAAGCGCCGATTTGAAGCAATGCATCTTCCAGGAAGCGCGCCTCGACAGCTGCGATCTCTCGAACACAACATTGGAGATGGCCGTATTTACACGTGCATCCGCCAAGTCTACCTCGTTTCGCGATGCAAGGATGCCTTATGCGCTGATGCACCATGCTAAGGCCGATGGCAGCGACTTCTCCGGCACACGCTTTCTACGCACCGATTTCCATTGCACATCGACTACCGGCAGCCTGTTCGTCGGCGCGCGTGGCAGCGCCCTGCCGACGGTGCCTGAACGCGCTGTTGCCGAACTCTACGATGCGAGTTTCGTGACCCCGTTCAATGGAGAGCTCTGA
- a CDS encoding Gfo/Idh/MocA family protein, protein MMIRYAVVGAGSISQQAFLPGVGQAANSKATAIVTGHRDKAARLADFHGVGQVVNYDGYDALLRGSDVDAVYIALPNHLHADYAVRAARAGKHILVEKPLATNEQDALAMIAAAREAGVLLMTAYRLHNEPGTVAVLDHIRNDAIGRPLFFQSVFSFQTAAGNHRLKAASWGGPLQDVGVYCVNAARHIFAEEPIEAVAMAHRPIDDQRFGEVEASVAALLRFPSGGLAQFVASFGAATVDNYRVVGTAGDLELDPGFRFETATKLRLRRDGEAGETQFPHIDHFAAQVQYFSDCIKAGTPPEADGEEGLADLRALLAIETAVLTGQPQTITSRPRARHPTPDMVRFVPATDRRLVL, encoded by the coding sequence ATGATGATCAGGTATGCAGTCGTCGGCGCTGGCTCGATTTCGCAACAGGCCTTCTTGCCGGGAGTCGGACAGGCCGCAAACTCGAAGGCTACCGCAATCGTAACCGGTCATCGAGACAAGGCCGCGCGACTGGCGGATTTCCATGGTGTTGGTCAGGTCGTCAACTATGACGGATACGATGCCCTTTTGAGAGGCTCCGACGTCGACGCGGTATATATTGCTCTGCCCAACCACTTGCACGCTGACTACGCTGTTCGGGCGGCTCGCGCTGGCAAGCACATTTTGGTCGAGAAGCCGCTGGCTACCAACGAACAAGATGCCCTCGCCATGATCGCCGCTGCGCGCGAGGCCGGCGTGCTTCTGATGACCGCCTACCGCCTCCACAACGAACCCGGAACCGTCGCGGTGCTCGACCATATCCGCAACGACGCGATCGGCCGACCGCTTTTCTTTCAATCGGTGTTCAGTTTCCAGACGGCGGCAGGAAACCACAGACTCAAAGCTGCGAGTTGGGGTGGACCGCTCCAGGACGTCGGGGTCTACTGCGTCAACGCGGCGCGTCATATCTTTGCTGAAGAGCCGATCGAGGCCGTGGCAATGGCGCACCGACCGATCGATGACCAGCGATTCGGCGAGGTCGAAGCGTCGGTTGCGGCCTTGCTGCGTTTTCCTTCAGGCGGTTTGGCCCAATTCGTCGCCAGCTTCGGGGCGGCTACCGTCGACAATTATCGGGTCGTCGGAACGGCGGGCGATCTCGAACTCGACCCCGGCTTCAGGTTCGAGACGGCAACAAAATTGCGACTGCGCCGCGACGGCGAGGCCGGCGAAACCCAGTTTCCGCACATCGACCATTTTGCCGCGCAGGTGCAGTACTTTTCAGATTGCATCAAAGCTGGAACGCCGCCCGAAGCCGATGGCGAGGAAGGCTTGGCGGACCTGCGCGCACTGCTCGCCATTGAGACGGCCGTCCTGACCGGGCAACCGCAAACGATCACATCCCGTCCACGTGCCCGCCATCCAACGCCCGACATGGTGCGATTTGTCCCTGCAACCGATCGACGACTGGTGCTCTGA